The DNA region TGTCGGTCGTATATTTGCCCCCGCTGTGGCGAAAAAAAATGAAAAATCTGAAATTCATCTTTTTGAAGGGTGGGCTTTTGGAAAAAAGAATTATCTGCTCTTTAGTATCGGTCTGGTGACGATTATATCCGGTTATATCGTGATGGCAACCGGGGATGTGAATAGTTTTCAGTCCCTCACATTGTCACCCATCATGCTTTTCGTCGGATACCTGGTGATCATACCTCTCGCTCTTGTAGTCAAGGACAATGATAGAAAATCGCCATCAACACTTGAAAATTGATTTTTCGGGATCGTAGTTCAGTTGGTTAGAACGCCGGCCTGTC from Candidatus Neomarinimicrobiota bacterium includes:
- a CDS encoding DUF3098 domain-containing protein; this translates as MFAPAVAKKNEKSEIHLFEGWAFGKKNYLLFSIGLVTIISGYIVMATGDVNSFQSLTLSPIMLFVGYLVIIPLALVVKDNDRKSPSTLEN